One window of Pelobates fuscus isolate aPelFus1 chromosome 9, aPelFus1.pri, whole genome shotgun sequence genomic DNA carries:
- the LOC134572598 gene encoding peptidoglycan recognition protein 1-like, whose protein sequence is MKLLVILLSAFCALTHGCPTIMSKSAWGGKAAKCSSRLPTPVEYVIIHHTEGASCSSQSTCSAQARNVQNYHMSSRGWCDIGYNFLVGEDGRVYEGRGWRNLGAHATSYNSKSIGICIIGSFTKRAPSASALKAAQSLIKCGVSKGYIKSAYILKGHRNVGQTDCPGAKLYQIIQKWRNFKA, encoded by the exons ATGAAACTCCTCGTTATCCTTCTGTCGGCCTTCTGTGCCCTTACGCATG GATGTCCCACCATCATGTCCAAGTCAGCATGGGGAGGAAAGGCTGCCAAATGCAGCAGTCGTTTACCTACTCCAGTCGAATATGTGATCATCCACCACACTGAGGGGGCATCTTGTTCCTCACAGTCTACATGTTCTGCTCAAGCCAGGaatgtccagaattatcacatgAGCAGTCGAGGCTGGTGTGACATTGGATACAA CTTTCTGGTTGGAGAAGATGGCCGTGTATATGAAGGACGTGGCTGGAGAAACCTCGGAGCTCATGCAACATCGTACAACTCAAAATCCATTGGAATTTGCATTATAGGATCGTTCACTA AGCGCGCTCCCAGTGCTAGCGCCCTAAAAGCTGCTCAAAGTCTGATAAAGTGTGGAGTATCGAAAGGTTATATCAAATCAGCTTATATTCTGAAGGGACATCGCAATGTAGGGCAGACAGATTGCCCTGGAGCCAAATTATACCAAATCATTCAAAAATGGCGTAATTTTAAGGCTTGA